Part of the Gemmatimonadota bacterium genome is shown below.
GAGGTGGACGGCACGCAATCGGTGAAGCTCGTCACCTGGCCAGCGATCTACAGCGACCTGCGATGGTCGCCCGACGGGGAAACGGTGGGCTTCGCCGGATCGCCGGACTCCACGGCGCCTGCGCGGTATCTCATCCCACGGCTCGGCGGCACGCCGCAGCGAGTGGGCGACGCCGCGGCCGCCTGGACGTTCGCGCCGGACGGCAAGCTGGTGGAAGTCGCTGGCGCACCCGGCAATCACGCGCTCGTATGGCTCGATCCCCATACCCTCGCGCGTACGGACAGCGCGACGCTGCCGCGCGGATTGGAATTCGCCGATCTGGCCGCGAACCCGGAGAACGGGACGTTCGCCGCCAGTGGCTCGAGCCATGGCGCGAACATGCTGGCACTCCTCGACCACCGCGGACGGTTGCTCGACAGCACCACGACGTTCTACATCCGCTCTGATGTCCGCTGGGATGCAACGCACACGGGAATCCTGATACTCAACCCGTCACCAGGCACCGCGGACAACCTCCTCCGCATCCCGGTGTCTCACGGCAAGCTCAGAGCCGATCAGACGCAACTGGTGCTCGGCCAGGTGAGCGACGGGATCGGGACCAATGGGACCATGGACGTGGCGCCGTCCGGGCGGGCGTCGATCATCGACGGTCCGGTGTCGTTCGAGATTCTCACCCTGAAGCTCGGCGATCCGACCGCGAAATGGACTCCACTGACCCACCGCACGAGCTGGGTGTGGGGACAACAGTTCTCGCCCGATGGCCTCTCACTCGCAGGGTCGGCGACCGACAACATCGGTGACAACGTCTATGTCTTCCCGTTGTCGGGCGCTCCGCCGCGCCCCCTCTCCGCACAGCACGGACTGCGTGACTATCCGTTCTGGTCGGCTGACGGACAGCACATCGCATTTGATGCGACAACCACCGATGCAACGCGAATAGGCGCGATGTTCACGGATGCGGCGGGTGGACGCGAGCGCGTCATCCGGCGCGAGTTCGGACTTGGGGTTACCAGCGGATGGCTGGGAAATGATGCCATCGTGCTCGCGCAGCCGGGTGCGCTGGTGGTCGTGGACACGACCGGGCGCATCCGCCGCCGGATTGCGATCCCCGACTCCCTGAGCGGCTTCGCACGGGTGATCACGGACGCCGCCACGCAGCGAGTGGCGTACTGGTCAGCCGTCGCGAGCGCGATCATCGGTGGCGACATGGCGAGCGGCAAGCTCTCGCGATTGGTGAGCTCGAAGTCGCCGGTACAGCCAGTCGGCTGGGGGAAGGATGGATCGCTGTTCGTCACCGGGGAGGCCGCGGGGCAGACGACGTTGCCGGTGGGGAGTGCACCCCGGCGAGATCTGGTGCTGGAGCGCCTTCCACCCGGCGGCTCGGCGTTCGTGCGCGTGGCGACGCTCCCGAACGGTTGCTGGACCGCGCTCGGGGGCGTGACCGTCGGCGCGGGTGGTACGCTCGCCGCGTGCACGGTGCGGCGGTTCGTGCCGGACGTGTGGCTGGCCGATCGCGCGGACAAGTCGGGGTGGTGAGAGGGAGCTTGGGTGGTGGTTTGCGAATGCGAATGTGCCTGGTGCGTTATCCGCACCAGGCACATTCAGTTACACCCTGACCGCTGTCCAGCGGCGGGTTACTCTCTCGGACCGACGTCCGGAGCTACCTGCAACCGAAATACAGCCCGACGGTTGGGCGCCTGGCCAGCTACACCTGAAGCGTCGGTGACCGGCTGGCGTTCACCCCTGGATTCCACGATCACGCGGCTGGCGTCGACACCGTGACTCACGATGTACGACTTTGCTGCGCTGGCGCGCTGCTCGCCAAGCGCGATGTTGTACGCGCTGGTTCCAAAATGATCAGTGTATCCCACGATCATGATGGACATCTGCGGATTGGCACGGAACAGCTCCACCTTCTCATCCAGCGTTGCTCTCGCCGAATCGGTGAGATCGGACTTGTCGAAGGCAAAGTGGATGGTGGCCTGCATCGTCGTAACATTCGCGGCAGATACCGGAACTGGTGCCTTGCCACTCGAATTGCGCAACGAATCGCGCAACGCGTTCAAGGCCGCATCGCTGTCGCGCAGCCGCCTGGTTTCGGAAGCGCTGACTGAATCCTCATGCTCTACCATCACCGGCGCCGGCGCGGGTGCCATGACGGTCACAGACTGCACGCGCCGAGCAGGGTGACGATAAAGGCTCACACCCACACGAACGCTCTTGTAGGTCTTCCAGTTCTGATTCGCGAGCCAGTCCCAGACACCGTCAACTCTGAGAGCGGCGTTGTTGGTCAGCGCGATCTTGGCACCGACCAGTCCGTCCACGCCGTAGCTGTGCATGAAGTTTGTCTCCGTGGAGACACCGGCTCCAGCGCCCACCAGGAACGACACTGCACCCACCTTGAGCGGACTGGCTACGAGCCGCCCCGAGAGAATGCCGACGTTCACATTCGCCAGGCCATTCGGCCGGCTTGCCCGCATCTCTGCGTCTTCGAACTCCATCGACAGTCGGGGA
Proteins encoded:
- a CDS encoding OmpA family protein — its product is MSIKVLIAGMATLVFAVAAGAQERGTVEFGAFGSAASFDNSLGLKSGYGGGGRVGIFLDPRLSMEFEDAEMRASRPNGLANVNVGILSGRLVASPLKVGAVSFLVGAGAGVSTETNFMHSYGVDGLVGAKIALTNNAALRVDGVWDWLANQNWKTYKSVRVGVSLYRHPARRVQSVTVMAPAPAPVMVEHEDSVSASETRRLRDSDAALNALRDSLRNSSGKAPVPVSAANVTTMQATIHFAFDKSDLTDSARATLDEKVELFRANPQMSIMIVGYTDHFGTSAYNIALGEQRASAAKSYIVSHGVDASRVIVESRGERQPVTDASGVAGQAPNRRAVFRLQVAPDVGPRE
- a CDS encoding protein kinase; the encoded protein is MNVTASLDDALAGRYTIERELGRGGMATVYLARDLKHDRLVALKVLDPELGAVLGVERFLSEIRVTANLQHPHLLPLFDSGSADGLLYYVMPYVEGESLRAWLERERQLPVDEALRLTIAVLSALAYAHEHGVIHRDLKPENILLQHGEPVVADFGIALAVSKAGGQRVTQTGLSLGTPQYMSPEQATGDRMIDARSDIYSMGAVLYEMLTGEPPHTGASVQAIIAKLLTERPRSMRSTRDTVSEPVDAATMKALAKLPADRWSTAQEFAEALRGSATITIREGHGALALLARRARRMTRSMTAWRITASALLAAAALLAWLAFRPHPPSPELQLVRQLTFEGDVVGAAISPDGSWLAYVSDDCFGQAYTCTRTLQVREVDGTQSVKLVTWPAIYSDLRWSPDGETVGFAGSPDSTAPARYLIPRLGGTPQRVGDAAAAWTFAPDGKLVEVAGAPGNHALVWLDPHTLARTDSATLPRGLEFADLAANPENGTFAASGSSHGANMLALLDHRGRLLDSTTTFYIRSDVRWDATHTGILILNPSPGTADNLLRIPVSHGKLRADQTQLVLGQVSDGIGTNGTMDVAPSGRASIIDGPVSFEILTLKLGDPTAKWTPLTHRTSWVWGQQFSPDGLSLAGSATDNIGDNVYVFPLSGAPPRPLSAQHGLRDYPFWSADGQHIAFDATTTDATRIGAMFTDAAGGRERVIRREFGLGVTSGWLGNDAIVLAQPGALVVVDTTGRIRRRIAIPDSLSGFARVITDAATQRVAYWSAVASAIIGGDMASGKLSRLVSSKSPVQPVGWGKDGSLFVTGEAAGQTTLPVGSAPRRDLVLERLPPGGSAFVRVATLPNGCWTALGGVTVGAGGTLAACTVRRFVPDVWLADRADKSGW